The Calothrix sp. PCC 7507 DNA segment TCCGGTAGTCTACTAAGTGTTGTGGGAAAATTCAATATGACTATTGTTATAGAGCGAGTAAATGGACTAAGCGGACGAGGTAGATGAATACACACACCTTTGATAATCATTATGTTACTTGCCCAATTTGCCAAAGAAATGCTACGCCGAAACCAGTTAAGACGTGCATTGGCTTGTTTACTTGTCCGTATTGCCAGGAACGACTAGTGGTCTGTCGAAATGGCCATTATGTCCGCGATCCGTTTACTCTCAAACAGATAATGATCTCTTCGGCGCTACGTCGTCAAAGTAGACCTTTAGCTAGAATTATACGAGATTTTGTCCTTCTCAAACGCCCTGTGGTAGCCCTGGCTGTGGGAGGTGCTATTTTCTTGAGTATCATTGCTCTAACGCAGCAAAGCACTAGCTATGAACACCTAGCAGTTCCCAGTACAGAGAAACCTAATGAATTCCATGAAAAATTGCAATAGGGAAATTTACTGGCAAAAATCACTTTTTTATACTTCTTAGTTATATCTAAACAAAAAATACAGTATTAATATTGGGAATGGGGAATGGGGCTTTTGTCAGGAGTCAAGAGTCAGGAGTCATAAATTATTCTCTCCTCATCCCCAATCCCCAATCCCCAATCCCCAGTCCCCAGTCCCCAATCCCCAATTACAATCGATTGGTATCTTTTGTAATCAGTTTCCAGCCTTCAGCTTGGTCAATTAGTTTCACCGAATCTAGGTGGAGATTGTTATAAGCAGATGTGCTAAGTAAGAAGTAGGGTTGTCCGTTGTAGTGCCAATAGTATTGTAGTTCTCCTAGAGATGCAGGAATAATGGTGCGATCGCTATAAAAATCCAATGATGGGCGATTGTATGGAAAAGATGTGTAAATCTTCTTGACTGCTGGGTTTGCCCGCGTGATCATGGTGGCGACTGGTTTAACTGGGTAGGCTTCCCATAATTCCCAAACCCAGTAGTTAGATTTCATCAACAGCAGCAGCGAAATATAACTTCCCCAAAATAAAATCTTCAGGTATTGCCCGTCGCCGCGCTCGGCCAAAATCGCTGCTAAGGTCATAGTTAAGGCAACTACGGCAAAAATCACCTGTAAGTCGGTTTTTGGTGCTGTACCCCAGCTAAATAAAATGCTTCCAGCAGAAGCTACCACAGCGAGTGTTGCTAAACCAGTTACCCACGAACGGGGATAGGATGACAGTAAAGGCAAATTGTCAGTCTCTGTTAACTGGGCAGCGAAAGCTAAGGCTAAACTGGGGTAAATCGGGAAAAAGTACCAGAGGAGTTTGCTGCCCATGAAGGAAATGATGAGCAGATAGACACCACTCCAGACTAAGACAAGTTTTGCCCAGCTGAGATTACGATTTTCCCAGGTCAAGCGGAAACTTTGCGGTAAAAATAATAACCAGGGCCATGTGTAGATTAAAATTTCTTGGATATAGTACCAGGGTGGTTTGGACTTACCAAGAGAAACTGCGCCCATGCGGTTGAGGGATTGATGCAGGATGCCCACTTGGAGAAAGGTGTGACCATAATGCAATAACTGGGCACAATACCAAAAAACTACAGGTATACTGCCAATGAAGATTGCTATCCAGAAGTAGT contains these protein-coding regions:
- a CDS encoding glycosyltransferase family 39 protein produces the protein MQERSFIWGHLGKQHRAVEKWIDWIWLIVMFLAAVLLFSINLGGAPLRDWDEGTIAQVAREIWRAPADSMRWLYPTLGGEPYYQKPPLMHWLIAWAYSLGGVNEWTTRFPGAILTATSVPLLYCIGREIFRQRWAAVYSALIYLTMLPVVRHGRLAMLDGAVVSFLMVMMLCMLRSRRDLRYCLGVGIGFGLICLTQGIFGILLCAIALVFLFWDTPRLLTSYYFWIAIFIGSIPVVFWYCAQLLHYGHTFLQVGILHQSLNRMGAVSLGKSKPPWYYIQEILIYTWPWLLFLPQSFRLTWENRNLSWAKLVLVWSGVYLLIISFMGSKLLWYFFPIYPSLALAFAAQLTETDNLPLLSSYPRSWVTGLATLAVVASAGSILFSWGTAPKTDLQVIFAVVALTMTLAAILAERGDGQYLKILFWGSYISLLLLMKSNYWVWELWEAYPVKPVATMITRANPAVKKIYTSFPYNRPSLDFYSDRTIIPASLGELQYYWHYNGQPYFLLSTSAYNNLHLDSVKLIDQAEGWKLITKDTNRL